Proteins co-encoded in one Setaria viridis chromosome 9, Setaria_viridis_v4.0, whole genome shotgun sequence genomic window:
- the LOC117836676 gene encoding uncharacterized protein — protein sequence MKVLVAVDDSDFSRHALAWVLDHLFPFPAAAADQPAEEPRPALVLVHALEPLRHIMYPIGPGSAVYGAPSMMQSVRAAQAENARSLLDRAKRTCHQRGVSAEVVVVEGEPREALCRAAADMGAGLLVVGSRGLGAIKRAFLGSVSDYCAHHASCPIMVVKPPRDDDDDDDDHAHRTEAS from the exons aTGAAGGTGCTGGTGGCGGTGGACGACAGCGACTTCAGCCGCCACGCGCTGGCCTGGGTGCTCGACCACCTCTTCCCgttcccggccgccgccgccgatcagCCGGCGGAGGAGCCCCGCCCCGCGCTGGTGCTCGTCCACGCCCTGGAGCCGCTCCGGCACATCATGTACCCCATCGGGCCAG GGTCGGCGGTGTACGGCGCGCCGTCGATGATGCAGTCGgtgcgggcggcgcaggcggagaACGCGCGCAGCCTGCTCGACAGGGCCAAGCGGACCTGCCACCAACGAGgg GTGAgcgcggaggtggtggtggtggaaggGGAGCCCAGGGAGGCGCTGTGCCGCGCCGCGGCCGACATGGGCGCCGGGCTGCTCGTCGTCGGTAGCCGCGGCCTCGGCGCCATCAAGAG GGCGTTCCTGGGGAGCGTGAGCGACTACTGCGCGCACCACGCGAGCTGCCCGATCATGGTGGTCAAGCCGCctcgcgacgacgacgatgacgacgacgaccacgcCCACCGGACGGAGGCGAGCTGA